A window from Ostrinia nubilalis chromosome 13, ilOstNubi1.1, whole genome shotgun sequence encodes these proteins:
- the LOC135077646 gene encoding BTB/POZ domain-containing protein 6, whose amino-acid sequence MTVVVNPARTSSEEDMSPDFQSQSQSGRESEIGEYYAGGGLEMDENARLYDDEKQSDIVFVAGINGDTWRYPGHRRVLAATSPVFAALLSVKTDVIVVDYVDRRGFEQLLRYHYCEPTQLNSVATARCALDAAYKFLCSPLAERCARRLDEMLDAGVALEILRDLRFLCARLPGAASAPPLPALADDAAARSLAQCSRWCDSLAHNALLVLDDNADAALTDERLEELTYEDLALIVRRDTLRVSNELVLVEALSRWATAACKRTKRELTPSNKRAALGELAYCPRYLLLQGEQLDRALGMELLEPMERALVVARARKLSAPVPVGAEQEGLLRRWARPRPVEPAALPVHLSPRSEPVEDPQPSKLCSRRKRPKQPSFNPDDKNKKEGCCACFWDGILRAFICLFD is encoded by the coding sequence ATCCCGCGCGGACCAGCTCCGAGGAGGACATGAGCCCAGACTTCCAGTCTCAGTCTCAGTCTGGGCGCGAGAGCGAGATCGGCGAGTACTATGCGGGAGGCGGGCTCGAGATGGACGAGAACGCACGCCTCTACGACGACGAGAAGCAGAGCGACATCGTCTTCGTGGCCGGCATCAACGGCGACACCTGGCGCTACCCCGGCCATCGTCGAGTTCTCGCCGCCACCAGCCCCGTCTTCGCCGCACTCCTCTCCGTCAAAACAGACGTCATCGTCGTCGATTACGTCGACCGGCGCGGTTTCGAGCAACTTCTCCGCTACCACTACTGCGAACCCACGCAGCTCAACTCCGTGGCCACTGCACGGTGCGCTCTCGACGCTGCGTACAAGTTCCTCTGCTCGCCTCTTGCGGAGCGATGCGCTCGGCGACTCGACGAGATGTTGGATGCAGGTGTTGCTTTGGAAATTCTACGCGACCTACGATTCTTGTGTGCGAGGTTGCCCGGAGCAGCTTCAGCGCCACCCTTACCAGCGCTGGCGGACGATGCCGCCGCACGATCTCTGGCACAGTGCTCGCGGTGGTGCGACTCACTGGCTCACAACGCTCTTTTAGTCCTTGATGATAACGCAGACGCTGCTCTCACAGACGAAAGGCTCGAAGAGCTTACGTATGAGGATTTGGCGCTGATAGTGCGACGCGATACACTGAGGGTGTCCAACGAGCTCGTCTTGGTTGAGGCGCTGTCGCGGTGGGCCACGGCGGCGTGCAAGCGGACGAAACGGGAGCTGACCCCGAGCAATAAACGCGCTGCTCTCGGCGAGCTGGCGTACTGTCCAAGATATTTGCTGCTACAGGGCGAGCAGCTGGATCGCGCTCTGGGTATGGAGTTACTGGAACCGATGGAGCGCGCGCTGGTGGTGGCTCGCGCTCGTAAGCTGTCCGCACCGGTGCCAGTGGGGGCGGAGCAAGAGGGACTTCTGCGTCGGTGGGCGCGCCCGCGGCCCGTGGAGCCTGCAGCCCTGCCGGTGCACCTCAGCCCGCGCTCTGAGCCGGTGGAAGACCCGCAGCCGAGTAAGCTCTGCTCTCGTCGCAAGCGCCCGAAGCAACCCAGCTTCAATCCCGACGACAAGAATAAGAAAGAAGGATGCTGCGCTTGCTTCTGGGACGGCATTTTGCGGGCTTTTATATGCTTGTTCGACTGA